From a single Hymenobacter sp. YIM 151500-1 genomic region:
- the rpsN gene encoding 30S ribosomal protein S14 → MAKESIKARERKRIALVARYAEKRKALKAAGDLEGLDKLPRNSSPVRLHNRDMIDGRPRGYMRKFGISRVRFREMALAGKIPGVTKSSW, encoded by the coding sequence ATGGCTAAGGAATCCATCAAAGCTCGGGAGCGGAAGCGCATCGCTCTGGTAGCCCGTTACGCCGAGAAGCGTAAAGCTCTGAAAGCTGCCGGTGACCTGGAAGGTCTGGACAAGCTGCCCCGCAACTCGTCGCCCGTGCGCCTGCACAACCGCGACATGATTGACGGCCGTCCGCGTGGCTACATGCGCAAGTTCGGCATCAGCCGCGTGCGTTTCCGCGAAATGGCACTGGCCGGCAAAATCCCGGGCGTGACCAAGTCCAGCTGGTAA